TCTCCATGTTTGCAAAAGAGTCCAGAAAGATGTGGAGGACGTCAtgcggaaaaaaaaaaaaaaacaagagctgCACTTTGCAATTACAGAGTAATAATTATGAGTTTTAAAGTGTACAGCACTGAAGTGTACCCTTGTCAGTTTGATTAGTGTCGCTATCGCACCCTGAATGAAATGTCTAGCTGTACAAATTAAGTTTGCTGACATGTCAAAACACACTGTAGCTGCTgtggttaacacacacactgaggtgtacactgaaaatgtattgaCCTTTAGCATTCAATCGTAGATGCCAAACTTATACTCACATGATCACTCACATGATTCACAGTGTTGTTAGTCCATGTATGTGCTATATTTTTCAAAGATATTTGACTGTTGTTGCATTTTTGGGTGAAAATGTCAAAGCTGTAGTGATGCatgattatgaaaaaaaaaaaaagacattttaacacttCAAAGGGAAACTAAATGTGTAAAGGGCCATTATGATGTTCACATTGAAGCACTGTCAACAACATGAACACTGTAACTCATTTTTCTTGTCTCAGTGTGACAGCTGGTTGGGGTGACAGGGTGGTCTGGTGGTTAGTCACCATCACAAAACTGGacagtcacactgacacaaacgTTTCCTCGAGCTTGACGTACATCGATCTGCCCGCTGATAGTTAAGCTCCCTTCAGACAAAGACTGTCAGCCGATGTGTAAAATATAATGTACATCTCCCGGTTCTCTCTAATCCCCTCAGAAGATGAATCAAAGTTACATAGTCGTTCACGGCGCAGAGCAAGCTGCGGCGAACGCGCCATTGATCATGCCGTGAAGTCACCCTGTGAGGCCACCTGTTCCCAGATGAGAGGAGAGACCGTGTCCTTCATCGTCAGCCTCCCATAGACACCCAGACACCCACTGAGGGGCAACAGGACAACTCATCTAACACATCCGCATTGTGTCAAGAGCAGAGCAGCATACCAATTACTACCATGGCCATTATTTTCATCAGAAATGTCCCGAAATGCCACTTAGAAATACAAAAGAATTGTGACACtgacactaaaaaaaaaaaaaaaaaaaaaaaaatcaattggcACCATATTTGTGAGCACCACTGCAGAAAATACCTTAAGAGAAAGGAACTTATTTGTCTTAGAAGCACATTTCTGCAGACAAGGAAAAATCACCTTTTGTGACATAAATGGCAACACAACATGATTATGAGGCACTGCAATCATGCATTTTTCCTTTATATAATTTGCTTACAAAGTGAATAAAGTACAATCACAAATCAAGTTTTAATTAACAAGGgcctcttaaaaaaaaaagaaaagaaaaaaactctcgAGTCGTTTGAAACAATAGCCTGTAATTAATTTGCAACTTTGGAAAGACAAAGTTATTAAACATTATGTCACTctgaaaaatgtcttcattgGTTTGAGGGTCCAAAAGCAAATTTAGAAATGAGTTTGGACTGGGATTATTGCAAATATCTCAAATTCTACCTTGTCTGGTGCAAATCTGGAGATAAAATAATCTCAACATCAAATCGCCATCTTTGGGTCTATCTTTctattcttttcttcttcatttcttttttgctttatttgaagGTCAGCCAGCGTTTTGGGTTGTCGATGAGGATCTTATCCACCTGGTGTTGCGAGATGCCCCTCATCAGCATCTTCGGCACAATGTTCCTCAGGATGTGAGAGTAGCCGTGGCCGCCGTACTTAGTGAGACGGTTCTTGGTGTGGATGTCGTGTGCGACCACTATCCTGTCCTCGTAGCCCTCCTTTACGAGGAACGCCAAGCTGAGCACACACAAACGTGAAAAACTTTACTCATAATCTCAGCTAAAGAACACACCGTAATAGTCAATCTGCCTTGGTGTGTTGTTCAATCTGTCTTTTGTATGTGGCCTGAATGTGAGTATTGTGAGCAACATCACTCATCCATCACTCCtcctgttgacacacacacacacactcctcctcccgCCGTGGAGGCAGATTAGTGTCTCACAGTTTCTGTGAAAAGACTGGAGGACACGCTCTTCTCTCCACGGGgagtaaaacataaaagcagcattttgctCTAAATGAAATACTCCCGATATGCGATGCGTGAATATGAGTGGATGCGTTTCTctacaagaaaaacaagtgtGGATCTGATCTCGAATCTGAACACTGAGGTCGTCATAAAACAAGCTCACACCGTTGTTCACTCCAGCCCCATCTAATCACAGAAACTGCACTGAAAAGGAAGACCCTGAACCGAGTTACTCACGTCTTCACTCTCTGGCTGTCACTGGGCATGTCCACCTCCAGGTTATACGGGTAGTTCAGCATCTCTGTGCCAAACAGATCATATTCCAGGTAGCTCCCCAGCTTTGCAAACTCAAGCAGTTCACCTTCATCAAATATGGTCCTGCAGGAGGACAACACAGTAAAGAGTGACCCCAACATAGCAGTGGTCAACTACTATGTTTTTGTTCAGCCCCAAGAAATCATTAGTaatgaaggagacagagaaaaaaatatttgttgccGCTATACGTTTGGAGTTAAAGATACAATTTTAGTTCCAAAATTTTAAATTCTCAAAATTATAACTTTGTCACTGCTGTTCACAGGAGCCAAGATTTCCTTGAAAAAGTGCAGCTCAGAAAATAATTCCAGACAAACGAGGAAAAGAGTGTTGTGTTAGCACTtcaaaattataattttaatgATTAACTGAATACAGACTGATAATAGATACAGATTTTAACTACTACATGTCTTTGAAGTCTGGTTTGAAAAGATAACTGAACAGATAAGTGAAAAGATCTCTGCAGGACTATCTCATTACAAATACAGGAAGGAGTGTTGTTCTTCCAGCGTGGGGGataatgatgaatgaataatcattttttccacatttaaatcttgattttaacaaataaaaagttgatATCTAAAAGGCTGATTATGTCGTCAAAACAAATCTATAATCCCAAACTAACTGTTCCCAGGGATTTCTCACCTGTCCAGGTGTGACATGACAGTTTTGCTGATGTCACCTCCGGCTTCCTGAAGGATCCGCACGACTTCAGCCGGAGCTGCAGGGTTCCTCCCGGGATGGATGATGACGGGGCAGCCGAGCTGGGCCTGAGCGTGAGCTGTGGCCCTCAGTACCTTCTTCTCACTGTCTGTGATGGGCCAGCCGGTGCCGATCTCTCCAATGACGCCACAGCGGATGTCTGTGCCGTCGGCACCGTGAAGCACCTCGCTGACAATGATGTCTGTGAGCTGACGGGCAGGAAATCAGGAGTTAGTCACTGACCTGttagtgtaaaataaaataacttgtTCATGATTTCCTTCTTCTGTCCCTTTTAAGCACCTGCTTGAGTTGAATGATCTTTATATCCATGAAGATTAGATGCACATTCTCAATGTGTCACAACTAAAGGACCGCACAGAGCAGTCAAAAAACACCCCACTGAAATCAACCAATAGATACAACAGAGATCcttgcacagaaacacataatgTTCTGAGAGAACAGCTGACATATGAAAATGTCCGCACAACAACGTGATGCAGGACGTTCTTCCTGTCTTATGGCTGACTCATACAGTACCAGTGGCAGCTTCTGGACACTGGTTCAGTCTCCACAGTGTGGTTCAAACTGTTTAAAACTTCCTGACACATGTCACATTTAGGCCAGACTGGCCACACTCGCTCTCTGACTGGGCCACACCTTCTCCACACTCATTCTCTTGGTGGCCTCCGTGTGGGTGCAGTCCACATAGTACCCTGCTCCTGCGACGATGTGGACCCCGGTGTCCCTGGCCATCTGCCTGAGGGTGGGAAGGTCTCGGTCAATGCCCGTGGTGGTGTTCTCCACTATGGTGCCCCCGCCGGCCTTCTTGTAGGCCAACAGCTCGTCCCGTACAGCCACGGTCTcttgctgcagcagcaggttctCGCGGGAGCTGTAGGGGTTCTGTCTCAGCCAGTGCATGTGCTGCATGTGGAACGGGTTCTCCGCCACCACCTCGTCGCCTGAAGGAGGAGGGAAGTAGCAGCACTCAAAGCTCATGGTCAGATGCTCGTGGGTCATGGTGCGGCCCAGCTGGTCCGGATCCACCAGACCCAGGACTGTCTGGACCTTCCCACTCAGCTCTGACATGATTGGTGTTCACAGTCAACAGCAACCTGAAAGGacaaatattattcatttacATAAGAGCAGCAGATTCTCTGTATTGGATTGCATCAGTGTTATTTACAGACGTGCTGCAGTTTGTAACCTCAAACATCTGGACGCCGTCTGTCACTCTGCTCTTACATTTATTGCAAATGATTCATATGGCACTCGTCAATATGTCTCGTATCAGAGGTGGGGTTGGCCTTCCCTCTCTGTAAGGCCTGATCAGCACCTCCATTTATTTATCTATAAAGGTCCACTTCAAAAATAAGCACATTACTTATCACCACTCGTCTGTCTAAGACATGATGCTCGTAACACTCGTTCTCAGGACTGGATCACACTTCATGTTCCTGTGGTAAACACAGTTCTTTAGATATTTATAAGAGTAGACTGACACTGAATACATACATAAAGACCAGATCATTTATACATTTGGTTTGGAACTTTGTTGATTTTATGtgtgactgttttatttaacatggttattttatttactctgtTGATCcctcatttttaattcatttattaataatGTCTGGGTGCAGTTGACCATTTTTACATATTAACTGCACAATATGTAATCTTATTATATAgactatttttgttttgttctcgGGTCTAACTCGCAAATGAGATCTCGATCTCAACGGGACTTCCATACAAAGCACAGATCAGACAGGACAGTGCGTCGGCTCAACAACTCATTGACCAGGTTCACTTCACGGTCCGAGCAGCAGAGGGACCTTTGGACTGCACAGACCTGATCCacgttaaaaaacaaaacaacacctgTGTCTGTCGAACAGCTGACTTTACTTCGTCCCTTCCTACTGTCACCAGAGTAACGTAGCTCCTTTGAGGAATGGATACGTGCGTTTGCATGTGCGCTGAATGACGAGTGAATGAGTTGGCCGCAAGTTGGCCGCAGTAAACGTAAAGTGCGTGCTGTAGTCTGACAGTGCATACAGGCTGCAGTTTCTCAAGACCAAGCGAAGCCCCCTCCGTGTGCTGTTTCACCACTGCTGTAAAAGTGAGGAGTTTAGCCCCGAAGCAGAAGTTGAAGTTGAGGAAAATGTCCCTTGCTAAACCGAGCAGATAGAAGGCTAACACTTGTTTCTTGCTCTGATATTATGTGTCTAAACGTCTGAGAGACAGTTTGCTGACCTTGTTTCTGCTTACTGAGCTCCACGTCCACCTCCAGTCGAACTCGACAGCTGCTCCACCTGAACACTAGCTCAGCAATAGCGTGTGTGTGAACCATCGCGAGAGATCACGAGACCGCAGTTCTGCGAACGGGATTACATTACTGTGagctgtcaaaaaaaatgtatgagaaAAGTTTAGCAATGAAATATTAAGAgttatttttcaatatttctttAGAAACTTATATAAGCTATTTATTTATCAGTAAGCAAacggaataaaaaaaaaatctaaagatTACAAGTATGGACCTGGAACTTTTATCGTATTTTAATATATAAGTTTAATgacaacaaataaagaaaatatatcaATAAACTGCGGAAACCACTTAAAAAGGTCACCCATTTTGATGCCTGGAAGTTTTAACTGACGGATTTAGGACTGATGGATAAGTTAAAAGCCATTAATAAGAACAGCACTTTGATTACAAGGCTGTGAAAAGTCACTCTTTTAGTTGTCAAATCATTGTCTTAAATAAAGGGTCATCgtgagttttttttgttaatgttaataagGGAATTTGGGTTTCATGCTCTGTGGAAGTTTGTAGAAGGTAAGATAAGGGCTCATACTGGAGGTGGATGAATATCAGTCACTCCCTGGTAACCCCAAAACTTTTATTATCAGTGACTTATAATTGTTCTATAAAACATAACTAAATAATCTGATAACCATTTATAAAGCATTTGGTTACAACTAATAAAATCATTACGGAAGCAGACTTGGTTGGAACCAAATTTCAAGGCTGTAGACTAAAATCAACTCTtaatacacacattcagctcAGCTGACAATGAAATTCTTTAGGAACATACACTGGatgtaaatgacacaaaaaattAAGTGCTAACTTGAAATGACAAAAGGGCCCTTCAACCTTCTGTAGACAAGGAAAAAATCATTCTTGTGACATAAATGGGAACACAACATGATTGAGACACTGCGATGCTGCATTTGCCTTTATATAATTTGTTTGCAAAGTGAATTATGTACGATCACAAATATAAAATCAAGTTTTAATTAACGAGGGTGCCtatataaaaacaaaccctgagCTACTGCTTGAAACAACAGAATGCAATTAGTTTGTAACTTTAGAAGGACAAAGTTACAAAACATCctgcaacactgaaaaatgtcttCGTcaagtctgtctctctctctgtcttcctctctatctctctttacttcttttttgctttatttgaagGTCAGCCAGCGTTTTGGGTTGTCGATGAGGATCTTATCCACCTGGTGTTGCGAGATGCCCCTCATCAGCATCTTCGGCACAATGTTCCTCAGGATGTGAGAGTAGCCGTGGCCGCCGTACTTAGTGAGACGGTTCTTGGTGTGGATGTCGTGTGCGACCACTATCCTGTCCTCGTAGCCCTCCTTTACGAGGAACGCCAAGCTGAGCACACACAAACGTGAAAAACTTTACTCATAATCTCAGCTAAAGAACACACCGTAATAGTCAATCTGCCTTGGTGTGTTGTTCAATCTGTCTTTTGTATGTGGCCTGAATGTGAGTATTGTGAGCAACATCACTCATCCATCACTCCtcctgttgacacacacacacacactcctcctcccgCCGTGGAGGCAGATTAGTGTCTCACAGTTTCCGTGAAAAGACTGGAGGACACGCTCTTCTCTCCACGGGgagtaaaacataaaagcagcattttgctCTAAATGAAATACTCCCGATATGCGATGCGTGAATATGAGTGGATGCGTTTCTctacaagaaaaacaagtgtGGATCTGATCTTGAATCTGAACACTGAGGTCGTCATAAAACAAGCTCACACCGTTGTTCACTCCAGCCCCATCTAATCACAGAAACTGCACTGAAAAGGAAGACCCTGAACCGAGTTACTCACGTCTTCACTCTCTGGCTGTCACTGGGCATGTCCACCTCCAGGTGAAACAGGTAGTTCAGCATCTCTGTGCCAAACAGATCATATTCCAGGTAGCTCCCCAGCTTTGCAAACTCAAGTAGTTCACCTTCATCAAATATGGTCCTGCAGGAGGACAACAGAAAGTCATGAAGATGAAGGTCAAATAAACCATTGAAACTTTTCATAAGACTAATACCAACATAGTGATGGTTGACCAGGATGTTCTTTGCTGGGCCAGTACTGCTTATTAGTAATGAAGGATCTGGATAAACAATATTTGGAACAAATATACATctgcagtaaaaagtaaaattctACTGACAAAATTTAAAACTTTTCAGAATTTGTCGCTGCTGTTAACAAGTGCAgctcagaaaatgttttcagataaataagaataaaattgCAAATTAGCTTTGTTATGCACCAGTTTCCCTTTAAAAGCAACTAAAGTCTCAGagtgttgtgtttgcacttCAAAATTACATACAGCTTGTAAGTAAAATATACAAAGTTTAGTTATTAGATGTCTCTGAAGTCTGGTTTGATATCATCGATGATGGTCTAATGATCTAATGAATGAGATTAAATGTTATCAGTCTGCAGTGTAAACACCAGCCTCAGTGATTCTGACCACTTTAGTAGAACACGTTACCATTAATGCATTATGGCACAATAACTGTGAAACATTACTGCGCTTATAGTCACAGTGAAATGATCTCTGAGGAAAATCTATAATCCCAAACTAACTGTTCCCAGGATTTCTCACCTGTCCAGGTGTGACATGACAGTTTTGCTGATGTCACCTCCGGCTTCCTGAAGGATCCGCACGACTTCAGCCGGAGCTGCAGGGCTCCTCCCAGGATGGATGATGACGGGGCAGCCGAGCTGGGCCTGAGCGTGAGCTGTGGCCCTCAGTACCTTCTTCTCACTGTCTGTGATGGGCCAGCCGGTGCCGATCTCTCCAATGACGCCACAGCGGATGTCTGTGCCATCGGCACCGTGAAGCACCTCGCTGACAATGATGTCTGTGAGCTGACGGGCAGGAAATCAGTTAGTGACTGAGATACACAACTAAAGGACCAGACAGAGCAGCCAAAAACCCACTGAAATCAACTAATAGATACAACAGATGGGTGATATATCAAAATGTCAGCACAACAACGTGATGCAGGACGTTCTTCCTGTCTTATGGCTGATTCATACAGTACCAGTGGCAGCTTCTGGACACTGGTCCAGTCTCCACAGTGTGGTTCAAACTGTTTAAAACTTCCTGACACATGTCACATTTAGGCCAGACTGGCCACACTCGCTCTCTGACTGGGCCACACCTTCTCCACACTCATTCTCTTGGTGGCCTCCGTGTGGGTGCAGTCCACATAGTACCCTGCTCCTGCGACGATGTGGACCCCGGTGTCCCTGGCCATCTGCCTGAGGGTGGGAAGGTCTCGGTCAATGCCCGTGGTGGTGTTCTCCACTATGGTGCCCCCGCCGGCCTTCTTGTAGGCCAACAGCTCGTCCCGTACAGCCACGGTCTcttgctgcagcagcaggttctCGCGGGAGCTGTAGGGGTTCTGTCTCAGCCAGTGCATGTGCTGCATGTGGAACGGGTTCTCCGCCACCGCCTCGTTGCCTGAAGGAGGAGGGAAGTAGCAGCACTCAGCGCTCGCAGTCAGATGCTCGTGGGTCATGGTGCGGCCCAGCTGGTCCGGATCCACCAGACCCAGGACTGTCTGGACCTTCCCACTCAGCTCTGACATGATTGGTGTTCACAGTCAACAGCAACCTGAAAGGacaaatattattcatttacATAAGAGCAGCAGATTCTCTGTATTGGATTGTATCAGTGTTATTTACAGACGTGCTGCAGTTTGTAACCTCAAACATCTGGACGCCGTCTGTCACTCTGCTCTTACATTTATTGCAAATGATTCATATGGCACTCGTCAATGTGTCTCGTATCAGAGGTGGGGTTGGCCTTCCCTCTCTGTAAGGCCTGATCAGCACCCCCATTTATTTATCTATAAAGGTCCACTTCAAAAATAACCACATTACTTATCACCACTCGTCTGTCTAAGACATGATGCTCGTAACACTCGTTCTCAGGACTGGATCACACTTCATGTTCCTGTGGTAAACACAGTTCTTTAGATATTTGTAAGAGTAGACTGACACTGAATACATACATAAAGACCAGATAATTTACATCATTACTACTACAGTCAGCATTGCTGttattattagttttatttttattattatttttatttattgctcaAGTCTCACTTGCAAATGAGATCTCGCTCACAATGGGACTTCCATACGAAGCACAAATCAGACAGGAGGGTGTGTCTGCTCAGGAACTCACTGACCAGGTTGACTTCATAGTCCAAGCAGCAGAGGGACTGCATAGACAGCTCGACAGACCCATGTAGTTTTAATGTGGATCAGATTAAAACTACATGGGTCTGTCGAGcagctgattttatttcctCGCTTCATAGCTACATGCTcggattttaaaatgtctccaAACGGCTGAAAGACAGGTTGCTGACCTTATTTCTTCTTACTGAGGTCCACCTCCAGTACCGAACGCCAACAACTGCTCCGCCTTCAGGGCAGCTCGGCAATAGCGTGCGTGTGAGCCATCGCGAGAGATCACGGGACCGCACTTCTGCTGACGGGATTACATTACTACGAGCGctgtcataaaaaataaaaagtttagcAATGATATATAAAAGTTAtgtttaaattttattattgttattattatagttTAGGAATTTCTACATCGTttggactttttaaaaatagaaatatggACCTGGAACTTTTAtcctttgtaatttatatttaataagtttaatgacaacaacaacaacaacaacaaaaacatgaattaatgGCTGGCACCACTCTACCACCCATCCGTTATGATGGTTTTTAAAGTTGTAACTTGTTTCTTTATTAGCGATTAACATCAATCACTAACCCCAAACTTTTATTATCAGTGGCTTATGATTGGTCTATCAGACATTATTAAATAGCCTAATTTGATAACCATTTATAAAGCAGTTGGATACAACTAATAAAGCCTTCATTAAAGGAGACATAGCAGAAACAGCAATTTTTCAGattcaaatacaaaacaagagCCTCTGTAACATACAACTGATATGTCTGATTTTAAAATGGGATGATTTCACAGTTCTGGAAAACATGTGAAGATGAGTTTGAGAGACAGACGGTgactctttctgtttctgtgctccTCGCTCGGCAGATGGTACCCACAGCAGCATTTGTCACAGTCACCGTTGCTCTGACCATCCCTGCAAATGGCCAAGAAAACGACCATCCGCATATTGTGGAAGGCTATGCCATCAATTTGTCGGCAAGATGACCGCTCTGCAGTTCAGCAGCCATGATTTAAAGCTAGCACACTCATGTTCAGTTTTCATGTGCAAGGCTGAACaagttgtctttgtctttactggctgagaagaggaggacgaggtcTAAGTTTATTTGTGTCTCGTGTCAAAATCCAATTGAAG
This portion of the Scatophagus argus isolate fScaArg1 chromosome 13, fScaArg1.pri, whole genome shotgun sequence genome encodes:
- the pter gene encoding phosphotriesterase-related protein, which codes for MSELSGKVQTVLGLVDPDQLGRTMTHEHLTMSFECCYFPPPSGDEVVAENPFHMQHMHWLRQNPYSSRENLLLQQETVAVRDELLAYKKAGGGTIVENTTTGIDRDLPTLRQMARDTGVHIVAGAGYYVDCTHTEATKRMSVEKLTDIIVSEVLHGADGTDIRCGVIGEIGTGWPITDSEKKVLRATAHAQAQLGCPVIIHPGRNPAAPAEVVRILQEAGGDISKTVMSHLDRTIFDEGELLEFAKLGSYLEYDLFGTEMLNYPYNLEVDMPSDSQRVKTLAFLVKEGYEDRIVVAHDIHTKNRLTKYGGHGYSHILRNIVPKMLMRGISQHQVDKILIDNPKRWLTFK
- the LOC124069706 gene encoding phosphotriesterase-related protein-like, giving the protein MSELSGKVQTVLGLVDPDQLGRTMTHEHLTASAECCYFPPPSGNEAVAENPFHMQHMHWLRQNPYSSRENLLLQQETVAVRDELLAYKKAGGGTIVENTTTGIDRDLPTLRQMARDTGVHIVAGAGYYVDCTHTEATKRMSVEKLTDIIVSEVLHGADGTDIRCGVIGEIGTGWPITDSEKKVLRATAHAQAQLGCPVIIHPGRSPAAPAEVVRILQEAGGDISKTVMSHLDRTIFDEGELLEFAKLGSYLEYDLFGTEMLNYLFHLEVDMPSDSQRVKTLAFLVKEGYEDRIVVAHDIHTKNRLTKYGGHGYSHILRNIVPKMLMRGISQHQVDKILIDNPKRWLTFK